AGACCGGGGTCGCCGCGGGCGTGCGCCGTATCGAGGCCCTCACCGGAGAGGCGGCGCTGCGCCACATCGAGGAGGAGGAGCGGCGCCTGCTCGGCATCGCCCGGCTCCTCAAGGGCGGCGTCGAGGACGTGGAGGGCCGTGTGCAGGCGCTGCTCGAGCGCGGCCGGGCGCTGGAGCGCGAGCTCGAGCGGCTCAAGGCGCGGCTCGCCTCCGGGCAGGGGCGGGATCTCGCCGCCGAGGCGCGCGAGGTCGCGGGCGTCAAGGTGGTGGCGGCGCGCCTCGACGGCGCCGACGTCAAGGCGCTGCGCAGCGCGGTGGACCAGCTCAAGGCGCGCCTCGGCAGCGGCGTCGTCGTGCTCGCGGCGGTGGAGGGCGACGACAAGGTCCGCCTCGTCGCCGGCGTGACCCGGGATCTGGCGGAGCGGCTCCCCGCCGGCGAGCTCATGGCCGAGGTGGCGGCGCGCGTCGGCGGCCGCGGCGGCGGCCGCGCCGACATGGCCCAGGGGGGCGGCAGCGATCCGGCGCGGCTCGACGAGGCCCTGGAGGCGGTCGCAGGCTGGGTCCAGGGGCGGCTCGGCGGGGCCGGCTGAGGGCGCGGCGGGCGTCGGCTGCAGGCGGCCGCCGGGGCCGCCCATCGGGAAGGGACAGGGGACCATGGCACTGATCGTCCAGAAGTACGGGGGCACCTCGGTGGCGAACCCCGAGCGGATCGAGCACGTCGCGGGCAAGGTCGCGGCGACCCGCGCCCAGGGCCACGACGTGGTGGTGGTGGTCTCGGCCATGGCGGGCGAGACCGACCGCCTCATCGGCCTGGCCAAGGAGATCACGCCGCGGCCGAGCCCCCGGGAACTCGACGTGCTGCTCTCCACCGGCGAGCAGGTGACCATCGCGCTGCTCAGCATGGCGCTGGAGAAACGCGGCGTGCCCGCCCGCTCCTACACCGGCGGGCAGGTGCGGATCCTCACCGACAACGCCCACAACAAGGCGCGCATCCTGGAGATCGACGATGCCCGCGTCCGCGCCGACCTCGAGGCCGGACGCGTGGTGGTGGTGGCGGGCTTCCAGGGGGTCGATCGGGAGGGCAACATCACCACCCTCGGGCGGGGCGGCTCCGACACCACCGCGGTGGCCCTGGCCGCGGCCCTCGGGGCCGACGAGTGCCAGATCTTCACCGACGTCGACGGCGTCTACACCACGGATCCGCGGGTGGTGCCCGAGGCGCGCCGGCTCGACCGCATCACCTTCGAGGAGATGCTGGAGCTGGCGAGCCTCGGCTCCAAGGTGCTGCAGATCCGCAGCGTCGAGTTCGCGGGCAAGTACCGCGTGCCGCTGAGGGTGCTCTCCACCTTCCAGGAGGGGCCGGGGACGCTGATCACCTACGAGGAGCCCGACATGGAACAGCCGCTCATCTCCGGGATCGCCTTCAACCGCGACGAGGCCAAGCTCACCGTGCTCGGCGTGCCGGACCGCCCGGGCATCGCCGCCG
This genomic interval from Inmirania thermothiophila contains the following:
- a CDS encoding aspartate kinase, which codes for MALIVQKYGGTSVANPERIEHVAGKVAATRAQGHDVVVVVSAMAGETDRLIGLAKEITPRPSPRELDVLLSTGEQVTIALLSMALEKRGVPARSYTGGQVRILTDNAHNKARILEIDDARVRADLEAGRVVVVAGFQGVDREGNITTLGRGGSDTTAVALAAALGADECQIFTDVDGVYTTDPRVVPEARRLDRITFEEMLELASLGSKVLQIRSVEFAGKYRVPLRVLSTFQEGPGTLITYEEPDMEQPLISGIAFNRDEAKLTVLGVPDRPGIAAGILGPISEANIEVDMIVQNVAEDGTTDFTFTVHRNDFERAREILEQVAPKLGARGVDGDTRIVKVSLVGVGMRSHAGIASRMFAALARENINIQMISTSEIKISVVVDERYLELAVRTLHDAFELSEPPREGD